One window of Anoplopoma fimbria isolate UVic2021 breed Golden Eagle Sablefish unplaced genomic scaffold, Afim_UVic_2022 Un_contig_7547_pilon_pilon, whole genome shotgun sequence genomic DNA carries:
- the LOC129115545 gene encoding coiled-coil domain-containing protein 106-like has product MQPKTKKAKRRSSPQKLLSPTGASLITKLKEENKLAKMKIQRLEERVKHLEEANIDLKKDKDFLLSRFDEKPGPSHKSAKKEVISTSSETPSASSSDEKTKKPMKTLEPHSRSRMTTIDGVVRRYMRALKSFKKTGSMKRAFEHLGVDRNTIARTAPIAEVHIIFPDIFEGLSKDSHDKISTFTERCREAITAEMASTLTHKKNAGELLPITYKMT; this is encoded by the exons TGTCACCAACGGGAGCATCATTAATCACAAAATTGAAAGAGGAGAACAAATTGGCTAAGATGAAAATACAACGCCTGGAGGAGCGGGTGAAGCACCTGGAAGAGGCTAACATCGATCTCAAAAAGGACAAAGATTTTCTGCTTAGTAGATTTGACGAGAAGCCAG GTCCTTCTCACAAGAGTGCAAAGAAAGAAGTCATCTCTACCTCCTCTGAAACACCCTCAGCCTCATCCTCTGATGA gaagaccaAGAAGCCAATGAAAACCTTAGAGCCACACAGTCGCTCAAGGA TGACAACCATCGATGGCGTGGTGCGGCGCTACATGAGGGCTCTCAAGAGCTTCAAAAAAACTGGATCCATGAAGCGAGCCTTTGAGCATTTGGGGGTGGACCGGAACACCATAGCAAGGACCGCCCCAATCGCTGAGGTCCACATCATTTTCCCAGACATATTTGAGGGTTTGAGTAAAGATAGCCATGACAAAATCTCCACCTTCACAGAGAGGTGCAGGGAAGCCATAACAGCAGAAATGGCGAGCACACTGacgcacaaaaaaaatgcaggtgAACTACTGCCGATCACTTACAAAATGACCTAA